CCGGAGCCGTCCGGACGCCCGTGACCCCGATCGGGACGGTCCGGGGCTCGCCGCCGGTGACGGGACGGACGGCGATCACGCACGGGCAGCCGACCGGCGGTTTCGCGGCCGTCAGCACGACCTTCGCGGCCGTGCCCTCCCGGACGAACGTGCCCGCCGACGAGCCGACCGCGCAGTCGACCGTCCCGCGCCGCGCCCGGTTCCCGCACAGTTCGACCAGCACGTTCCCGGCGGGCCAGCCGGTGAGTTCGACGGTGACGCGCTGACCGGGGTCGACGGTCTCGCGGTCGAGCCCGATGCGCGGTCCGGCGGGCGCGGCGGCCGGTCCGGCGCCCGGCGCGGCGTGCGCGATGGGCCCCGGCAGCAGGAACAGGGCGAGCGCGAGAGCCGCGACGATCCTCACCTGGCCGCCCTCCGCCGCCGGACGACCACGATCGCGACGGCCGCCGCGAGGACGATCGCCGCCGCCCACGGGACGTGCCACAGCGAGGCCCGCCGGACGATCGGGCGCGCGGCGACCGGGTCGCCGCTGCGCGGGTCCGTCGCCGACAGCAGCACCGAGGCGGTGAGCCGTCCGGCGGGCGCGACGCCGCCGAGCCGTTCGCGGAACGTGTAGCTGCCGCCCGGCAGCAGCTCGGGGACGCGGCGTTCGGCGGGGTCGCCGAGCGCGACGCCGAACGGGCCCTGGGCGCTGACCTTCGCGAGCGCCCCCACCCGCACGTTCCCCGTGTTCCGCACCGTGTACGTCACGTCCATCCGGCCCGCACCGAGCGGCTCGGACGCGTACCCGGTGCGGAGCGCGGAGATCTGCAGGGCGGGGCGCAGCGGCCCGGCGGCCCGCAGGTAGACGCGTGCGGCGACGCGCCGGTCGACGTTGACGGTCCGTCCGCCGGTCGTCGCCTCGCGGCGGGTGACGGACGCGACGATGCCGCCGCCGTGGTCGCCGGGCGTCGCGTCGTGCGGGACGGTCAGCGTGAACGGGATGTCGGCGGTCTCGCCGGGCTCCACCTTGTACGACTTGTTCGCGAACTCGATCCACGTTCCGACGCCGGTGGGCCGCTGCGCGGCGGTGAGCAGGGCGAACGAGCCGTCGGCGGTGTTGAACGCGTCGGTGGCGTAGACGCCGAACGTCCGGGCGTCGTCGCTCAGGTTCGTCACCGACACCTTGTCGGTGACGGTCTGCCCCGGCGACACCGAGTAGGCGAAGTAGTCGCGTCCGTTCGGGCCCTTGGGGCCGGCGGGCCGCACCGCCCACGTGACCCCTTCGGGCCCGGGCGCGGCGGCGGTGACCGCCGGGACGGCGGCGGACGCCGGCGGGGCGGGCGACGCGGCGAGCAGCGCCGCGGCCAGCGTCGCGGCGCCGGCCGCGAGGACGGGCGAGGAGGGCATGGCAGTCTCCGCCGTGGAGGTCGGGGGTGCGGCGC
The nucleotide sequence above comes from Actinomadura algeriensis. Encoded proteins:
- a CDS encoding WxL protein peptidoglycan domain-containing protein, which produces MPSSPVLAAGAATLAAALLAASPAPPASAAVPAVTAAAPGPEGVTWAVRPAGPKGPNGRDYFAYSVSPGQTVTDKVSVTNLSDDARTFGVYATDAFNTADGSFALLTAAQRPTGVGTWIEFANKSYKVEPGETADIPFTLTVPHDATPGDHGGGIVASVTRREATTGGRTVNVDRRVAARVYLRAAGPLRPALQISALRTGYASEPLGAGRMDVTYTVRNTGNVRVGALAKVSAQGPFGVALGDPAERRVPELLPGGSYTFRERLGGVAPAGRLTASVLLSATDPRSGDPVAARPIVRRASLWHVPWAAAIVLAAAVAIVVVRRRRAAR